A single Brachionichthys hirsutus isolate HB-005 chromosome 17, CSIRO-AGI_Bhir_v1, whole genome shotgun sequence DNA region contains:
- the LOC137906583 gene encoding axin-1-like has translation MSVVRELHGIGYRGGGGGGVVASLNGPTHFTEDAPRPPVPGEEGSDVDPPVQSVSTRPNTLSQTLGYLPSSSSFKMGDPSSYTPSSSSATPRRPDLDLGYEPEGSASPTPPYLKWAESLHSLLDDQEGIQLFRNFLRQEGCADLLDFWFACSGFRKTSQEKRAKLAKAIYRKYVVDGSGIVSRQIKAATKSFIRDCVGKPHPDPAMFEQAQIEIQGTMEENTYPLFLKSDLYLEYTRTGGESPKPNPSDQSPSSGPAKPVPGYLPTLDEDEEWSCGGGGGGVREVEEEKEEECGDTPAGRLTHCLLMQTAPQRASANRRRQDSREYRPWREPVNPYYANMGYARAPATSANDSEQQSMSSDADTLSLPDSSVDGIPPYRYRKQHRKEMHESAKANGRVPLPHIPRTHCMPKDIHVEPGRFAAQLISKLETVVREREAQERLEERLKRVRLEEEGEDADVSVTTSMSSNGISLPLPSSLPPLYGARYSETTANAATVATYGGLVAMDDSHDDDPESILDEHVQRVMKTPGCQSPGATNSTLGGRHTPPKASRSPDGGTGPPHYPPHRTGGHGVPAAGVKGVHHHKQPYHHRGREGQDEGGSRSQANVAWNGDSSNQYAGRSRNYADGAGASTLEGMGYSSKGSTLSRRGCKKASETAGKGDESGRGTETQVPLEDLERNQKILQWMMEGDRQRKSSHGGSTSSSRRTPTSSESPRPTSVERPGAVHPWVSAQLRNNPSSVSAAAAGSPSTQVQPSHPFIQDPAMPPNPAPNPLTQLEEARRRLEEERRRSALQQAKQRHKSGKRQVCENMTVAYYFCGEPIPYRTSVKGRVVTLGQFKELLTKKGHYRFYFKKVSDEFDCGVVFEEVRDDDAILPIFEEKIIGKVEKVD, from the exons ATGAGTGTTGTCAGAGAATTACATGGGATTGGGTACAGGGGGGGCGGCGGTGGTGGGGTTGTGGCCTCTCTGAACGGCCCTACCCACTTTACCGAGGATGCGCCACGACCCCCTGTTCCTGGTGAGGAGGGATCTGATGTGGACCCCCCAGTCCAGTCAGTCAGTACCCGTCCAAACACCCTCTCCCAAACACTTGGCTATCTCCCATCGTCCTCGTCATTCAAAATGGGGGATCCATCCAGCTACACGCCTTCCTCATCATCTGCGACCCCGCGTCGCCCCGATTTGGACCTGGGCTATGAACCCGAGGGCTCCGCTTCACCAACTCCACCTTACCTGAAGTGGGCCGAGTCTCTTCACTCGCTCCTCGACGACCAGGAAGGCATCCAGCTGTTCCGAAACTTCCTGCGTCAGGAAGGGTGCGCGGACCTTCTCGACTTCTGGTTTGCCTGCTCGGGTTTCAGGAAGACCAGCCAGGAGAAGAGGGCGAAGCTGGCCAAGGCCATCTACAGGAAGTACGTTGTAGATGGAAGTGGGATTGTGTCCAGGCAAATCAAAGCGGCCACCAAGAGCTTCATCAGAGATTGTGTTGGAAAGCCACATCCGGACCCTGCCATGTTTGAACAG gCCCAGATAGAGATCCAGGGCACGATGGAGGAGAACACTTACCCTTTATTTCTTAAATCTGATCTGTACCTGGAGTACACTCGGACAGGAGGGGAGAGCCCCAAGCCCAACCCCAGCGATCAGAGCCCCTCGTCGGGTCCAGCCAAGCCTGTGCCCGGGTATTTACCCACActagatgaggatgaggagtggAG ttgtggaggaggaggaggaggagtgagggaggtggaggaggagaaagaggaggagtgtGGAGACACGCCAGCTGGTCGGCTGACTCACTGCCTGCTGATGCAGACGGCGCCGCAGAGAGCCTCGGCCAACCGGAGGAGGCAGGACAGCAGGgagtacag GCCGTGGCGGGAGCCGGTAAACCCGTACTACGCCAACATGGGTTACGCTCGCGCTCCAGCAACCAGCGCCAACGACAGCGAGCAACAGAGCATGTCGAGCGACGCCGACACGCTGTCGCTGCCCGACAGCAGTGT AGACGGCATTCCTCCGTACAGATATCGGAAGCAGCATCGCAAAGAGATGCACGAAAGTGCCAAAGCCAACGGACGTGTGCCCCTACCTCATATACCT CGCACGCACTGCATGCCAAAGGACATCCACGTAGAGCCGGGGAGATTTGCAGCGCAGCTAATCAGCAAGCTGGAGACGGTtgtcagagagagggaggctcAGGAAAGGCTCGAAGAGAGGCTCAAGCGAGTCCGACTG gaagaagaaggagaagatgcTGACGTCTCCGTGACAACCTCCATGTCTTCAAATGGCATaagcctccccctcccctcgtCACTTCCGCCTCTCTACGGCGCCCGTTACTCGGAGACCACTGCTAACGCCGCTACGGTCGCCACTTACGGCGGTCTGGTGGCCATGGACGACTCCCACGACGATGATCCCGAATCTATTTTGGATGAGCACGTGCAACGTGTGATGAAGACCCCGGGCTGCCAGTCGCCGGGGGCAACTAACAGCACCTTAGGAGGTCGCCACACACCTCCCAAAGCGTCGCGTTCACCCGACGGAGGGACTGGGCCGCCTCATTACCCCCCGCACCGAACAGGAGGTCACGGCGTTCCTGCTGCAGGGGTCAAAG GTGTGCATCACCACAAGCAGCCGTAccaccacagaggaagagaagggcaGGATGAAGGGGGCTCCAGGTCTCAGGCCAACGTCGCGTGGAACGGAGACTCCTCCAACCAGTACGCGGGGAGAAGTCGTAACTACGCCGACGGGGCCGGAGCCAGCACGCTGGAGGGAATGGGCTACAG CAGTAAAGGCAGCACGTTGTCACGGCGAGGCTGCAAGAAGGCGTCGGAGACGGCGGGCAAAGGTGACGAGAGTGGGCGGGGCACGGAGACCCAGGTACCGCTGGAGGATCTGGAGAGAAACCAGAAGATCCTGCAGTGGATGATggaaggagacagacagaggaagagctCACACGG cggcagcaccagcagctccaggcgGACGCCGACCAGCAGCGAGTCCCCGCGGCCGACCTCCGTGGAGCGGCCCGGCGCCGTGCACCCCTGGGTGTCCGCCCAGCTGCGCAACAATCCCTCATCGgtgtccgccgccgccgcgggctCGCCGTCCACCCAGGTCCAGCCCTCGCACCCTTTCATCCAGGACCCAGCTATGCCCCCCAACCCGGCTCCCAACCCCCTCactcagctggaggaggctaggaggaggctggaggaggagaggaggagaagcgcGCTGCAGCAGGCCAAGCAGAG GCACAAGTCGGGTAAGCGGCAGGTGTGTGAGAACATGACAGTGGCTTACTACTTCTGCGGCGAGCCCATCCCGTACCGAACATCCGTCAAAGGCCGGGTGGTGACTCTGGGCCAGTTCAAGGAGCTGCTTACCAAAAAGGGCCATTACAG GTTCTACTTTAAGAAAGTGAGCGACGAGTTTGACTGCGGCGTCGTGTTCGAGGAGGTGCGTGACGACGACGCCATCTTGCCCATCTTTGAGGAGAAGATCATCGGCAAGGTCGAGAAGGTCGACTGA